The Anomaloglossus baeobatrachus isolate aAnoBae1 chromosome 4, aAnoBae1.hap1, whole genome shotgun sequence genome contains the following window.
tgtaggtggtacatattgatgtgttggaagaggctgagtatgtgtgtatgtgaagttagttgggtaagtctgttgttgaaagtactgttgtagattattaggaacatggtaggatgttggttgttgaaacatttgaggtagtctatgaacattactaacaatactaggatagttaaaagaggttggcattggtgtctgttggggtacttgtgggacaaatgatggctgttgagatggcctttgtgtcattaatgtacctgtttggtgtgggacaactgttggcctaatttgtacatcagttcccatagaagaagatggacactgtatatgtgtttgtttcactacaggatttagttgaaaattagagtaatgttcatcagtttgggtttccacagtttgttgggttgtgtttgtgtgtgggccacatggattggctctccattgctctatcacttcaaaacaatatatgggttctggctaacgttgggtagcagatattagtgttattaaggacgccctcaatctgtcctgcctatcagttgcaaccaatgcaagagagggagaaagggagcggcaaaatctctctccatcactctctggtatcagtgaattcatcatgtgtattattctggtatcaatgatatctggcagggaacgtaaatcttcataacgcctatgtctgcgactacggatagattgggctactgtgcgcatggtattagttgttattcttggctgtgtgcctgcatgttgctgtggactactctctgcaagaactggtgaagggccactttgttgcccggtagactggcctgcaattacattagtggattgacttgttcccaaatcagaggacatttcttctgcgtctgtctggctggtgttggggattggtggtggttgatatgaggtaggctccatctcagaagcagaggtcgctgttaatactgctgactgagcttcctcactatcttcttgaTTATCCTCTGTATtttgatgaaagaaaaaaaaaaaaaaattaatgtgtgcatgtaaaaaaaaaccaacatgtgatgtaatggtttaaacttactttggtacttccataatgggcatgaggaagctcagtttttcataatggacatattttttcttttttgctgcggcagctgtggtggccactgggttatattctctgcggaactggtcacgggctgagcgccatcgaagttttacaagatccactgttcataaaaaataaaattgtaaaataaggtcacaaattataacaattgaagattaaaaaaataagacattagtcttgtattgcagcaattataaaaaattggaacacacatctatgtgtatgaaaacaacaacccatgacactcatatagtgacataataacacaataagcatgagaaagaaaacaagttctccagtaaaaagattaaaccactgtataatcatttatctccttttaaaattccaaaaataaaaaaaaacccttcagtaagccatgagaaacaaaatgtctataaacccatgaagtgccatatgttcctcaaagatttcCCATTACactctacacattactgttaccattccagacatggtgacacaaaggaacatgcataataaaccaaacatagaaatacaactcaaaatgtatagacatttcacagcacatttacaatagaaaaagcacaaaactgaaaacaaaaatatatttcaaacatgtttaattgttgcttgacaaccctgaaatgccttttgtacatgcataaaatgctttgcaggccacatatacacatgctgacattactagaaaactgcaatgaatagttcaaaaggccaaaaaactacactctcctgtttgtgagtctccagtgtagctcaaaatgagtcaggcccattaatacatgccaaacaaactatacaaatatggatataatctgcctacagaatgtgcacatgtaggtaaagacagaagcaaggcaaatagctgtactcaccatatctatttttccttccaggggtacattgagaccatccattcctagggtagactagctctgccacagacatccatgctcgttccaccattaacctgtcataatagccatcaacacgtgtgtcccacagctctggatgcctctctacttctgcaatcagcctctctgtatcgattctgggcgccatgctcagtacctgtgttgttctctgtgctcaaagttcccctgcagtgagaggacaggtgcccagctgctgtctggcgtgcaaatgagacatgaCAACGGGTATGGTCGAGTCATTCTTGAAGACTTTACATAAGCCCCCCACGATtaccttatctaaaataaacagactgcacaccaatatggattttattggccacagcagccttttattataacaaaacaacataaataacagaaatccactcaacagaaccggagggtggtcctcgaagccccaaaACCTGCCGACGGGTATTCTACCCAAACTGTAGCCAGACTGATGTTTTACCTCCAGCCGCTTAAGCACCGGCTCGGAGGCACCAGTTAACCAACAACCTGGCCTCATCTGAACACATGTCCCCAACCCGCGGCCCACCAGGCCTACCACAGGATTCCTCTACCCGCCGGCATATAAAGAGTGCACATGAGGGGTCCAGAACCTGACGGGTTCCCCCCCACCGTTCCGCCACAAACCGCAaattccaacttcgaggaccctcctCCCCTTCGCTATGCTGCTATGACAAGAAAAGAAAAAttgggagggtgggtgggagattGTATCGTTTTCTGTGCCAAAATGGATGACCCCACTAACTGACCACCCCTTATAAACCCCTTAATTTTTCCCGCCCCCACTAACTACGCCCATAATGCACAATTCAAACTTCCTCTATTTCTGCCCCATCTAAGTATCTTTAACCCCTGCCTAACCCCCGTCACTTAAAAAACCCCCTCTCTTATTCCCGACCTAACCCAGTCATGTCGGCCTCCCTTTTAAGGCTGTGCCCAGTACGGCCTCTCTTGACAACGGGTATGGTCGAGTCATTCTTGAAGACTTTACATAAACCCCCCACCATtaccttatctaaaataaacagactgcacaccaatatggattttattggccacagcagccttttattataacaaaacaacataaataacagaaatccactcaacagaaccggagggtggtcctcgaagccccaaaACCTGCCGACGGGTATTCTACCCAAACTGTAGCCAGACTGATGTTTTACCTCCAGCCGCTTAAGCACCGGCTCGGAGGCACCAGTTAACCAACAACCTGGCCTCATCTGAACACATGTCCCCAACCCGCGGCCCACCAGGCCTACCACGGGATTCCTCTACCCGCCGGCATATAAAGAGTGCACATGAGGGGTCCAGAACCTGACGGATTCCCCCCCACCGTTCCGCCACAAACTGCAaattccaacttcgaggaccctcctCCCCTTCGCCACCAGCATAAATGTTTTGCAAACCTCAAACATTTATGTCCCTCCACAACTTTAGAGCGACCTCAATGCCTTCTTGTATTGACACACACCATATGTCCAAACCCACTGCATTTAGGTGGACTCCGTCCCGTCTCCAAAATTCACCATCCCCCGACTCCAAATCCGGATGACGGACCGCCACTGCCCCGTTTCTGGCCATAAAGCCACCCACGGCTCTATTTACCTTAACGCGCGCCTTATTTATCCTATCTACGGACCTTGCATCTCGCCAGACCTTCCTTgggacaatatccgaccacactgtTGTTACCTTTGGGTACATTGCCCATAACCGCAAGAGATCAAATTTAATATCTTTTATCAGCTCCCGAAAAGGCCTTTTTCCCAGATCGTTGCCCCCGATATGCAACACTAGCACATCAGGGGCCCGATCCAGCCTCGCAAAAAAATTAAATTCAGGTAGGAACTGTTTCCATGCCATGCCACGTTTACCAATCCAGCGAAGTATAGCATCCTCCCTAGAGAAATGTAATTGCCTACCGCTCGGACGAACTGCAGCCCGCAATGCCGCCCAGAATACAAAAGAATGCCCCATGATCCACACTAGGAGAGGGCCAGCACCTGAGGGAACAAcaaaagaaaaaactaagaagaaacCGGACACTGAAACATAAAGTAAAAACATTTTCACATTTCACAACCTGTCAATTCGCACATATGACTTGAATCTTCCAGATTCCCACCTTCCAATCCTTTTTACCACTTCATCACTGAGCCCTCTCCTGGCTGCTTCAGTGGCTGCCCCTATTCTGAATGAATGGCTGCCAAAATCCGCTGATGAGAAACCACCCCGCTCCAAACAGCGTTTGAAAATAGATATAAATTGAAATCGAGACAATGAGGAACCATCCGCATGTACCAACAACGGAATGTTAGCCCCACCAGCTACTGAACCGAATTCCCTTAAACAACGGACCGGACACATCGCCGATCCGGGGACTCCAAACACCACCACTCTGCAACCTTTTCCTAACTGATCAGTTTTAGAAGAACGGATTAATATTTCAATCCTGTCCTCATAAAGATCGACACTATCCCTCGATAGACCATCCCTTTTAAATCTGGAGGTGCACACCAGCTCCCCTAACCGCAAAGCTGCAAAGAATGCCAAGGAAAAAGCTAACTTAAAGAGACGCTTCTCCCAAATAGAAGTACAAACCCTATCCACTTGCCTCCCCAAACTCAACAGCAAGTCGTAAGAAATTGGTCTTCTCTTATCTTCCACTTTCCAACCTCTCCTCCATCCTTTTAGCGCTTGCACGACCAAAAAGGATTTTGTTACATCCTTAAGGCCCCTAACCTTGAAGCCAA
Protein-coding sequences here:
- the LOC142302390 gene encoding uncharacterized protein LOC142302390: MPPGQQELARLHDHVESDSLASSLLPQGRGGSARVESDDAGRRQEPGSSAAGLTAPRQPDGAFSEIGTCSRSQRSDLSNGVVGSAIRAARKLISGSLSGGTWSAYSQAWKVWEDWKLSVGGDMEDDGRLLMLVGHYWEAGWSVPKVNRFLAGLAFGFKVRGLKDVTKSFLVVQALKGWRRGWKVEDKRRPISYDLLLSLGRQVDRVCTSIWEKRLFKLAFSLAFFAALRLGELVCTSRFKRDGLSRDSVDLYEDRIEILIRSSKTDQLGKGCRVVVFGVPGSAMCPVRCLREFGSVAGGANIPLLVHADGSSLSRFQFISIFKRCLERGGFSSADFGSHSFRIGAATEAARRGLSDEVVKRIGRWESGRFKSYVRIDRL